The following coding sequences lie in one Panicum virgatum strain AP13 chromosome 6N, P.virgatum_v5, whole genome shotgun sequence genomic window:
- the LOC120678982 gene encoding sulfofructose kinase-like yields the protein MAPCAQHLQLPTASLHALRRQAGRGIIPPPRPRHRPRSAIVAAMDAGGPSPVALGCGAVSVDYLATVASFPNPDDKIRSLELKVQGGGNTGNALTAAARLGLRPRIISKVANDAQGRNILSELQADGIDTSYILVAEDGNSPFTYVIVDQQTKTRTCIHTPGSPPLVPEELTKANLSSALDGADIVYFDVRLHDTALLVAEEASQRKIPILIDAERKREGLDELLNFASYVVCSAKFPQAWTGASSIPVALVSMLSRLPKIKFVIVTLGEKGCLMLERSMTDASEAGEIDAEALLESLQKNVDQSSTIPKCISSKSNLRISADGVGSISGRLLLGTAEVIPPGELIDTTGAGDAFIGAVLYGLCTGMPPERMLPFAAQVAGCGCRGLGARSSLPHRTDPRLAGY from the exons ATGGCGCCCTGCGCCCAGCACCTGCAGCTGCCCACCGCTTCTCTCCACGCTCTTCGTCGTCAAGCGGGCAGGGGGATTATTCCGCCGCCTCGTCCGCGTCACCGCCCCCGCagcgccatcgtcgccgccatggacgccggcggccccAGCCCGGTCGCG CTCGGGTGCGGCGCCGTCTCCGTGGACTACCTGGCCACGGTGGCGTCCTTCCCCAACCCCGACGACAAGATCCGCAGCCTCGAGCTCAAGGTCCAGGGCGGCGGCAACACGGGCAACGCGCTCACCGCAGCTGCGCGACTCGGCCTCCGCCCCAGGATCATTTCCAAG GTAGCCAACGATGCTCAAGGAAGGAACATCCTCAGCGAGCTGCAAGCTGATGGCATCGACACATCCTACATTCTG GTCGCAGAGGACGGGAATTCACCCTTCACCTACGTCATCGTTGATCAACAAAC GAAAACTCGTACTTGTATACACACTCCTGGTTCTCCCCCCTTGGTGCCAGAAGAGCTCACAAAGGCAAACTTGTCTTCTGCTTTAGATGGAGCAGACATCGTCTATTTTGATGTACGATTGCATGACACTGCTTTGCTTGTTGCAGAAGAG GCAAGTCAAAGAAAAATCCCTATTTTGATTGATGCCGAAAGAAAGAGGGAGGGTCTGGACGAGCTTCTTAATTTTGCATCCTATGTTGTATGCTCTGCAAAGTTTCCTCAG GCCTGGACAGGAGCTTCATCAATACCGGTTGCTTTAGTGTCCATGCTTTCAAGACTACCTAAAATCAAATTTGTTATTGTAACTCTGGGGGAGAAAGGTTGCTTAATGCTTGAGAGAAGTATGACAG ATGCTTCTGAGGCAGGGGAAATAGATGCAGAGGCTTTACTGGAATCACTACAGAAGAATGTTGACCAGAGTTCTACTATACCAAAATGCATTTCTTCCAAG TCGAATTTGAGAATAAGCGCGGATGGAGTAGGCTCTATAAGTGGCAGGTTACTTCTAGGTACAGCTGAAGTTATACCACCTGGAGAGCTCATAGATACAACTGGCGCAGGAGATGCATTCATTGGAGCAGTTCTGTACG GTTTGTGCACCGGCATGCCACCAGAGAGGATGCTCCCTTTTGCAGCACAAGTG GCTGGTTGCGGTTGCAGAGGTTTGGGGGCTCGGAGCAGCCTTCCTCATCGCACGGACCCACGCCTGGCTGGCTATTGA
- the LOC120678983 gene encoding 60S ribosomal protein L31: protein MAEKKGAAARKEEVVTREYTINLHKRLHGCTFKKKAPNAIKEIRKFAQKAMGTTDVRVDVKLNKHIWSSGIRSVPRRVRVRIARRRNDEEDAKEELYSLVTVAEIPAEGLKGLGTKVIDEAD from the exons ATGGCCGAGAAGAAGGGAGCAgcggcgaggaaggaggaggtggtCACCAGGGAGTACACCATCAACCTCCACAAGCGCCTCCACGGCTG caccttcaagaagaaggCGCCCAATGCCATCAAGGAGATCAGGAAGTTTGCACAGAAGGCTATGGGCACCACAGATGTCCGGGTTGATGTGAAGCTCAACAAGCACATCTGGAGCAGCGGGATCAGAAGCGTTCCGCGGAGGGTGCGTGTGAGAATCGCCCGCAGGAGGAATGATGAGGAGGATGCCAAGGAGGAACTCTACTCCCTCGTCACTGTCGCTGAGATCCCTGCTGAGGGTTTGAAAGGGCTGGGAACCAAGGTCATCGACGAAGCGGATTAA
- the LOC120678981 gene encoding uncharacterized protein LOC120678981, translating to MGARDNVEGREEKKGVGSDYVHARDSFSSQGESRVPRKLSKKETKENSPRTTKSSASRLAQNKLQQKGLNNVQSKSQKQKKTVSAAKAVEVRKPDIARVPSRPPSELSEETDDIISDAGTIDDKGIEEAKEIDVLDEAPHCDQSTGTDDDSPDIEEKIVHHDKSVLGQGNEESASRIDKLEQELREVAALEVSLYSVVPEHGSSAHKLHTPARRLSRLYIHASKFWSADKRASVAKNIASGLVLVAKSSSNDASRLTFWLSNTVVVREIIAQTFGVLRVNPTMMTMNMNGGAKKLDGKPMTMPDDWQETSTFLASLEKIESWIFSRIVDTVWWQALTPHMQTPAEGSSTPKAGRVLGPALGNQQQGTFSVNLWKAAFLDAFSRMCPLRAGGHKCGCLPVLAKLVMEQCVARLDVAMFNAILRESANEIPTDPISDPIVDPKVLPIPAGDLSFGSGAQLKNSIGNWSRWLTDKFGIDDDDSDIGNDDDDKRRGAAESKSFQLLNELSDLLMLPKDMLLEKSIRKEVCPSVGLQLVTRILCNFTPDEFCPDPVPSTVLEELNSESLLERCTNKDVLGAFPCIAAPVVYRAPSTSDAAEKVADIGGVPKLDRKASMVQRRGYTSDDDLDDLDSPLGSLIDRSAPPSPSNGIAHFSAQRGASMENVRYTLLREVWSEQR from the exons ATGGGTGCTAGAGATAATGTGGAAGggagagaagagaagaagggGGTTGGATCAGATTATGTACATGCTAGGGACTCCTTTTCATCACAAGGTGAGTCTCGGGTTCCAAGGAAGCTCAGTAAAAAGGAGACTAAAGAAAATAGCCCCCGCACGACCAAAAGCAGTGCTAGCCGTCTAGCTCAAAATAAGCTGCAACAAAAAGGATTAAACAATGTTCAGAGCAAATCTCAGAAGCAAAAGAAAACAGTTAGCGCTGCTAAAGCTGTTGAAGTTAGAAAGCCAGACATTGCCAGAGTTCCTTCTCGCCCTCCATCAGAATTGTCTGAGGAAACAGATGATATAATCAGCGATGCTGGAACCATCGACGATAAAGGCATTGAGGAGGCCAAGGAGATCGACGTATTAGATGAAGCTCCACACTGTGATCAGAGTACTGGCACTGATGATGATAGTCCTGATATTGAAGAGAAGATAGTTCATCATGACAAGTCAGTTTTAGGTCAAGGGAATGAGGAATCAGCGTCAAGAATTGACAAGTTGGAACAAGAACTTCGTGAAGTTGCTGCTCTCGAAGTTTCTCTATACTCTGTTGTGCCCGAGCATGGAAGTTCAGCACATAAGTTGCATACCCCAGCTCGGCGTCTCTCAAGGCTATATATTCATGCATCCAAGTTTTGGTCCGCAGACAAGAGAGCTTCAGTAGCAAAAAACATTGCTTCTGGCCTCGTGCTTGTTGCAAAGTCCAGTAGCAATGATGCTTCAAG GTTGACATTCTGGCTGTCCAACACAGTTGTCGTTAGGGAGATCATTGCACAAACATTTGGCGTCTTGCGTGTGAATCCAACGATGATGACCATGAACATGAATGGTGGTGCCAAAAAGCTTGATGGGAAACCTATGACAATGCCAGATGATTGGCAGGAAACAAGTACATTTTTGGCTTCATTAGAGAAGATTGAATCTTGGATATTTTCTCGGATTGTTGATACAGTATGGTGGCAG GCACTTACTCCTCACATGCAAACGCCGGCTGAAGGTTCATCTACTCCAAAGGCTGGCAGAGTGTTAGGTCCTGCTTTGGGTAACCAGCAGCAGGGCACCTTTTCTGTTAACCTGTGGAAGGCTGCATTTCTTGATGCATTCAGTAGAATGTGCCCTCTCCGTGCTGGTGGACATAAGTGTGGCTGTTTACCAGTATTGGCAAAATTG GTGATGGAGCAATGTGTAGCCCGTTTGGATGTTGCAATGTTTAATGCCATCCTTCGTGAATCAGCAAATGAGATACCAACCGATCCTATATCTGACCCGATTGTTGACCCAAAAGTTCTACCAATCCCAGCTGGTGATCTAAGCTTTGGGTCAGGCGCACAGCTGAAGAACTCT ATTGGAAACTGGTCAAGATGGTTGACGGATAAATTTGgcattgatgatgatgattcggACATAGGAAACGACGACGATGATAAAAGAAGAGGTGCAGCTGAATCAAAATCATTTCAACTGCTTAACGAATTGAGTGATCTCCTGATGCTACCAAAGGACATGCTTCTTGAAAAATCTATCAGGAAAGAG GTCTGCCCCTCAGTTGGCCTTCAGTTAGTGACAAGAATCCTGTGCAACTTCACACCTGATGAGTTCTGTCCTGATCCTGTTCCAAGCACAGTCTTAGAGGAGCTGAATTCAGAG AGCTTGCTGGAGCGATGCACCAACAAAGATGTGCTCGGCGCATTTCCATGCATTGCCGCTCCTGTTGTGTACCGAGCACCTTCGACATCAGATGCGGCAGAGAAAGTGGCAGACATAGGAGGTGTCCCAAAGCTCGATAGGAAAGCCTCAATGGTGCAGAGGAGAGGGTACACCAGCGACGACGACCTGGATGACCTGGACTCTCCCCTTGGATCCCTAATTGACAGGAGTGCTCCACCTTCACCATCAAATGGTATTGCGCATTTCAGTGCTCAGAGAGGAGCTTCCATGGAGAATGTAAGATACACGCTCCTAAGAGAAGTATGGTCGGAGCAGCGGTGA
- the LOC120679627 gene encoding uncharacterized protein LOC120679627 — translation MIPCSKLRRLTRSAGAGAGEVSPDWASLGRDLVELIGWRVLAGDLQDYVRFRAVCAHWSTSTAAPRGRGVLDPRFHPRRWMMLPEGHGLYPGHPDLGGFVRFFNLSTGAFVRAHLPLLDDHVVLDSVDGLLLLHRDHDTAIRVLHPFTGDVAELPPLASLLPQIEPDNFYSELNKRSKLMRVCTSITASSTGAITVMLVLDLLHRVAHATTGDQRWTLSAWNLKPLIKPVSFQGKLYAFQPILRMRKVYIYKINPPCPNANEGPSHLPLPEKIAECPLGKFIYMLNYVECGSELLLVAYSDASHSRLVVCRFADLVGGKNEPVTSIGDNALFIDERCLCVSVSPNKGSNSLSSISPNSIICCHSLPGNPGFVGLGRFGQDLGTGIWTPASDGDICQRPPPSPHTLIHHILLQSQILE, via the exons ATGATTCCCTGCAgcaagctccgccgcctcacgcgcagcgccggcgccggcgccggcgaggtgtCCCCGGATTGGGCGTCGCTGGGCCGGGACCTGGTGGAGCTGATCGGGTGGCGGGTGCTGGCCGGCGACCTGCAGGACTACGTGCGGTTCCGCGCCGTCTGCGCCCACTGGAGcaccagcaccgccgccccccgcggccgcggcgtcctCGACCCGCGCTTCCACCCGCGCCGATGGATGATGCTGCCGGAGGGCCACGGCCTCTACCCGGGCCACCCCGACCTCGGCGGCTTCGTCCGCTTCTTCAACCTCTCCACCGGCGCCTTCGTCCGCGCCCACCTCCCGCTCCTGGACGACCACGTTGTCCTCGACTCGgtcgacggcctcctcctcctgcaccgCGACCACGACACCGCCATCCGCGTCCTCCACCCCTTCACCGGCGACGTCGCCGAGCTGCCGCCGCTGGCATCCCTCCTGCCGCAGATAGAACCCGACAACTTCTACAGCGAGCTAAATAAGCGCAGCAAACTCATGAGAGTTTGCACTTCCATCACCGCCAGCTCCACTGGGGCCATCACCGTCATGCTGGTGCTTGACCTCCTGCACCGTGTAGCCCACGCCACCACCGGCGACCAACGCTGGACTCTGTCTGCCTGGAATCTCAAGCCTTTGATCAAACCCGTGTCATTCCAAGGCAAACTCTACGCATTTCAGCCCATTCTTCGCATGCGTAAAGTATACATCTATAAGATTAATCCACCATGCCCAAACGCCAACGAGGGACCGTCTCATCTTCCACTGCCAGAGAAGATTGCTGAATGCCCGTTGGGGAAATTTATTTACATGCTGAACTATGTAGAATGCGGCTCGGAGCTCTTGCTAGTTGCCTACAGTGATGCTTCTCATTCAAGGCTGGTAGTCTGCAGGTTTGCAGACCTGGTCGGAGGAAAGAATGAGCCTGTAACGAGCATTGGAGACAACGCCTTGTTCATCGATGAACGTTGTCTCTGTGTCTCGGTCTCGCCTAACAAGGGCAGTAACAGCCTTTCTTCCATTTCGCCTAACTCTATCATCTGCTGCCATAGTTTGCCAGGCAATCCTGGTTTTGTAGGGCTGGGTCGTTTTGGGCAAGACTTGGGTACTGGTATCTGGACACCAGCCAGTGATGGAGACATTTGCCAAAGACCACCGCCTAGCCCCCATACACTCATCCATCATATCTTGTTGCAATCGCAGATATTG GAATAA
- the LOC120679628 gene encoding uncharacterized protein LOC120679628 has product MRAISTAAAAAGGMLRARLRSASRVRGGGEGAGRWTTPGHEERHKGYLFNRPPPPPGESRKWEDWELPCYVTSFLTVVILGVGLNAKPDLTIETWAHQKALERLQQQELAAAGAVGDGDAE; this is encoded by the coding sequence ATGCGGGCGATctcgacggccgcggcggcggcgggcggcatgCTGCGCGCGCGGCTCCGCTCCGCGTCCCGCgtgcgcggtggcggcgagggcgcggggcGGTGGACGACGCCGGGGCACGAGGAGCGGCACAAGGGGTACCTCTTCaatcgcccgccgccgccgccgggggagtCGCGGAAGTGGGAGGACTGGGAGCTGCCTTGTTACGTCACCTCTTTCCTCACCGTCGTCATCCTCGGCGTCGGCCTCAACGCCAAGCCTGACCTCACAATCGAGACCTGGGCGCACCAGAAGGCGCTCGAGCGCCTCCAGCAGCAggagctggccgccgccggtgccgtggGCGACGGAGACGCCGAGTGA